A stretch of Candidatus Lokiarchaeota archaeon DNA encodes these proteins:
- the eda gene encoding bifunctional 4-hydroxy-2-oxoglutarate aldolase/2-dehydro-3-deoxy-phosphogluconate aldolase: MNLIYDTALIPIIRVESADTAFKVADAFLEGGVNIIEVTFSVPGAAEVVEELTAEIGDDVLVGTGTVLDAETARKAILAGSEFIVSPIYSRELIETSRRYAKPCIPGALTPTEILDAYTMGADAVKVFPNKNLGGASYIKAVRAPLPQVPLVPTGGVNLENAGSLLEAGSFALGVGSAITDKQAIREANFDVITKNVEDFLSIISKYRQ; the protein is encoded by the coding sequence ATGAATCTGATTTACGATACTGCTCTGATTCCCATTATCAGAGTAGAATCAGCAGATACCGCCTTCAAGGTTGCTGATGCGTTTCTTGAGGGTGGTGTGAATATCATCGAAGTGACCTTCAGTGTCCCCGGTGCAGCAGAAGTGGTAGAAGAGTTGACTGCAGAAATCGGTGATGACGTTCTTGTGGGTACGGGAACTGTTCTTGATGCAGAAACTGCTAGAAAAGCCATACTTGCAGGTAGCGAGTTCATTGTCAGCCCCATCTATTCCAGGGAGCTCATCGAGACATCCAGACGCTACGCTAAGCCATGCATACCTGGAGCTTTGACGCCCACTGAAATCCTAGATGCGTATACAATGGGGGCGGATGCAGTGAAGGTCTTTCCAAACAAGAACCTTGGAGGGGCCTCCTATATCAAAGCTGTACGCGCACCATTGCCTCAGGTGCCCTTGGTGCCAACTGGCGGGGTTAACCTTGAAAATGCAGGATCACTACTCGAAGCTGGTTCTTTCGCCTTGGGTGTTGGAAGCGCAATAACCGACAAACAGGCAATTCGAGAAGCCAATTTCGATGTAATAACCAAAAACGTAGAGGATTTCCTGTCGATTATCAGCAAATATCGGCAGTAA
- a CDS encoding sugar kinase: protein MAYDVVTFGEVMLRLSPPDFQRFEQTNSYDANAGGAEMNVSVACSRLGLDSAYVTKLGDNSVGHFIRNKAREHGVDTSHILWDSENRCGVYFVEFGAAPRTNRVIYDRKHSAISKIQKGEVNWDDVFDGTKLFHTSGITPALSDSCAEVTMEAFKAAREHDVKVSYDVNYRGKLWTPKEANEFTDPASEYIDVLITTEEDTEVVYGITGDNYEEVAEKLSDKFGFEVVVITLRETPSVLKNNWSVFAYSDGEVFRSPKYEIEVVDRLGGGDSCSAGFIYGYLELEDLQEAVNFGSAFSAIKQTLPGDLAFVDKSEVEDLVEGYERGLRIKR from the coding sequence ATGGCGTATGATGTTGTAACTTTTGGAGAGGTAATGCTGCGACTATCACCACCCGATTTTCAGCGGTTCGAGCAAACCAACAGCTACGATGCTAATGCGGGAGGTGCAGAAATGAATGTCTCAGTTGCGTGCTCACGGCTTGGATTGGATTCGGCCTATGTTACCAAGCTGGGAGATAACTCGGTTGGACATTTTATTCGGAATAAAGCGCGTGAACATGGTGTAGACACATCGCACATTCTTTGGGATTCTGAGAACCGCTGTGGCGTCTATTTTGTTGAATTCGGTGCAGCACCACGAACAAATCGAGTCATTTACGACCGAAAGCATTCTGCGATTAGCAAGATTCAGAAAGGAGAGGTCAACTGGGATGATGTGTTTGATGGTACCAAGCTCTTCCACACAAGCGGTATCACTCCGGCTCTGAGTGATAGTTGTGCTGAAGTAACCATGGAAGCATTCAAGGCTGCTCGAGAGCATGATGTCAAGGTTTCATATGACGTAAACTATAGGGGAAAACTATGGACACCTAAAGAAGCAAATGAGTTTACGGACCCAGCTTCGGAATACATTGATGTTCTGATCACCACCGAAGAAGATACAGAAGTGGTGTATGGTATCACAGGCGACAACTACGAAGAAGTTGCAGAGAAACTGTCTGACAAGTTTGGCTTCGAGGTAGTAGTGATAACCCTAAGAGAGACACCCTCAGTCCTGAAAAACAACTGGTCTGTCTTTGCATACAGCGATGGAGAGGTCTTTAGGAGTCCCAAGTATGAAATCGAAGTGGTTGATCGACTTGGTGGAGGAGACTCTTGCAGTGCGGGATTCATCTACGGATACCTAGAATTGGAAGATTTGCAGGAAGCAGTTAATTTCGGATCCGCATTCTCGGCAATCAAACAAACACTACCCGGCGACCTAGCCTTCGTTGATAAATCTGAAGTCGAAGACCTGGTAGAAGGATACGAGAGAGGACTTCGAATCAAGCGATAG
- a CDS encoding glutaredoxin: protein MVVEMDEETRKEVEKRFKALENQVTMHLFLEDHDCLYCNDTRGLTGNVAEVSDKIELVEHSFPQEKETATEMGIRFTPAIVLHGEKKYKVRFYGIPAGHEFGALISDIINVSTGSVDLPDEMVADIEAIDRAVHVQVFTTPQCPYCPNVVRLAHQAAIINPKIEADMIESLEFKELAQQYEVFGVPKAIFNEVITAEGNITPNEFVDKLYEATEE from the coding sequence ATGGTTGTTGAAATGGACGAAGAAACGAGAAAAGAGGTTGAGAAGAGGTTCAAGGCACTTGAAAACCAAGTTACCATGCATCTTTTCTTAGAGGATCATGATTGCCTTTACTGTAATGACACGAGAGGTCTCACTGGCAACGTTGCGGAAGTTTCCGACAAGATTGAATTAGTTGAGCACAGTTTCCCCCAGGAAAAGGAAACTGCAACGGAGATGGGTATACGGTTTACCCCTGCTATTGTTCTTCATGGTGAGAAAAAATACAAAGTGCGTTTCTATGGAATCCCAGCAGGCCATGAGTTTGGAGCACTCATTTCAGATATAATCAATGTATCTACAGGGTCTGTCGATTTGCCTGACGAAATGGTCGCGGATATCGAAGCAATAGACAGGGCTGTTCATGTTCAGGTATTTACAACACCTCAATGCCCTTATTGCCCCAACGTAGTTCGTCTTGCACATCAAGCAGCCATAATCAATCCGAAAATAGAAGCAGACATGATAGAATCATTGGAATTCAAGGAGTTAGCTCAGCAGTATGAGGTTTTCGGAGTTCCCAAAGCGATTTTCAACGAAGTAATCACAGCCGAGGGTAATATCACACCAAACGAATTCGTTGACAAATTATACGAGGCAACTGAAGAGTGA
- a CDS encoding leucine-rich repeat protein — translation MTECSVSYTTTDGVSETASLENGMINLRKKSIEDIDLSELKDCNRLTELELDGNKLTAIDLEPLGTCSNLRNLDLSKNSFRSLDIAPLRECKNLEKLNLGTNILEDVDLSALAKCTELRSLRLFNNKLREVSLQSLANCPHLYRLELANNLLTSLDLSPLENCNELEQLNLMYNELRSIDIAPLKNAEGIRYLYLHHNYLEALDLTPLADSKLHILRLGGNELEEINLEPLSSCENLGRIGIAMNKLREIDLTPLSECSALYSMDISRNKLSEISLEPLSECKNLEELYIYSHHEQEENEFEQVDLTPLFECPDLIDVILPEDAELVADKKCKDREDIPPAMEKLMEKSRIAWI, via the coding sequence TTGACAGAATGCAGTGTTTCTTACACGACAACAGACGGAGTATCCGAAACAGCCAGCCTTGAAAATGGTATGATTAATCTGCGGAAGAAATCCATTGAAGATATAGATCTCTCAGAGCTTAAGGATTGTAATCGGCTTACTGAGCTAGAACTTGACGGGAACAAGCTTACTGCAATTGACTTAGAGCCTCTGGGTACTTGTTCTAATCTTCGCAATCTAGACCTATCTAAGAATAGCTTCAGAAGTTTGGATATAGCCCCTTTGAGGGAATGTAAGAATCTAGAGAAGCTTAACTTGGGGACTAATATTTTGGAAGATGTTGATCTTTCTGCATTAGCAAAATGTACGGAATTACGAAGCCTACGGTTATTCAATAACAAGTTGAGAGAGGTAAGTCTTCAGTCTTTAGCCAACTGTCCTCATCTATATCGATTGGAACTTGCCAATAACCTACTCACTAGTTTGGACCTATCACCCTTGGAAAACTGTAATGAGCTTGAGCAATTGAATCTCATGTATAATGAATTACGCTCGATAGACATTGCCCCACTAAAAAATGCAGAAGGGATCCGCTACCTGTATCTCCATCACAACTATCTGGAGGCCCTCGATTTGACTCCACTTGCGGATTCGAAACTGCACATCCTGAGACTTGGAGGCAATGAACTGGAAGAAATTAACTTGGAACCATTATCAAGCTGCGAAAATTTGGGGAGAATTGGAATCGCCATGAATAAGCTCCGAGAGATAGACTTGACGCCTCTATCAGAGTGCTCTGCGCTTTACAGCATGGATATTTCCCGAAATAAGCTCAGCGAAATTTCACTTGAACCACTCTCAGAATGTAAGAATCTTGAGGAACTCTATATCTATAGCCATCATGAACAGGAAGAAAATGAATTTGAACAGGTGGATTTAACGCCGCTGTTCGAGTGCCCTGATCTCATCGATGTGATATTGCCAGAAGACGCTGAGCTTGTGGCTGACAAGAAGTGCAAAGACAGGGAAGATATCCCCCCAGCAATGGAAAAGCTCATGGAGAAATCCAGAATTGCATGGATTTAG